Proteins co-encoded in one Dyella humicola genomic window:
- a CDS encoding CDGSH iron-sulfur domain-containing protein, whose product MAPASANIQVTVSKNGPYLVVGDIALAKQTVVADADGGSEAWKEGPPIDHPPTYALCRCGRSQSKPFCDGSHKKVGFDGTETADRRPYLDQARVVNGPVDDLADAETLCAFARFCDPNGNVWSQVVETDNAQARAQFIRQVNQCPSGRLVAWDRATGRPVESALPISIGLLEDPVEACSGPLWLRGGIPVVAADGFQYEVRNRVTLCRCGESKNKPFCDGSHAAIHFKDY is encoded by the coding sequence ATGGCACCGGCAAGCGCGAACATTCAAGTGACCGTTTCCAAGAATGGCCCCTATCTGGTCGTTGGCGATATTGCGCTGGCGAAACAAACCGTTGTCGCCGATGCCGATGGAGGCTCTGAGGCCTGGAAGGAAGGCCCGCCGATCGATCACCCACCGACCTATGCGCTATGCCGTTGCGGTCGGTCGCAGTCGAAGCCGTTCTGCGATGGCTCCCACAAGAAAGTTGGCTTTGATGGGACCGAGACCGCCGACCGGCGGCCATACCTCGATCAAGCGCGGGTCGTGAACGGGCCCGTGGATGACCTTGCCGATGCGGAAACCCTCTGCGCGTTCGCTCGGTTTTGCGATCCCAACGGAAACGTCTGGAGTCAGGTGGTCGAGACCGACAACGCTCAGGCGAGGGCGCAGTTCATCCGCCAGGTCAACCAGTGCCCGTCCGGACGCCTGGTGGCTTGGGATAGGGCGACGGGGCGGCCGGTCGAAAGCGCGTTACCGATTTCCATCGGTCTCCTTGAGGACCCGGTGGAGGCGTGCAGCGGCCCGCTGTGGTTGCGGGGAGGCATCCCCGTCGTCGCCGCCGACGGATTCCAGTATGAGGTGCGTAATCGCGTCACGCTTTGCCGATGCGGGGAGTCGAAGAACAAACCCTTCTGCGACGGGTCGCACGCCGCGATTCATTTCAAGGACTATTGA
- a CDS encoding dihydrofolate reductase family protein produces MTRVRVDGFTISLDGYGAGPHQDINHPLGVGGTELHQWLVPTRTFRRGLFGQDGGTTGVDDDFAARGFQNVGAWILGRNMFGPIRGEWQDTDWKGWWGDNPPYHGPVFILTHHARPPIAMEGGTTFHFITGGIREALERAREAAGGMDVRIGGGPDTIRQYLREGLIDELHLAISPVLLGRGEPLFEGIDLRAMGYECVESVASEKATHVVLRRQGHMEA; encoded by the coding sequence ATGACACGAGTTCGCGTTGACGGTTTCACCATCTCGCTCGACGGCTACGGAGCAGGCCCTCATCAAGACATCAACCATCCGCTCGGCGTTGGCGGGACGGAGCTGCACCAGTGGCTAGTCCCAACACGTACGTTCCGGCGGGGCTTGTTCGGCCAGGACGGCGGCACGACCGGCGTTGACGATGATTTCGCCGCCCGTGGCTTTCAGAATGTCGGGGCCTGGATTCTTGGAAGGAACATGTTCGGACCCATTCGTGGGGAGTGGCAGGACACCGACTGGAAAGGCTGGTGGGGAGACAACCCGCCGTATCACGGTCCCGTCTTCATCTTGACCCATCACGCTCGTCCCCCCATCGCGATGGAAGGTGGCACGACGTTCCACTTCATCACGGGCGGCATTCGCGAGGCGCTCGAGCGTGCACGCGAGGCCGCCGGGGGCATGGACGTGCGGATCGGCGGTGGGCCGGACACCATCCGACAGTATCTTCGTGAGGGCCTCATCGATGAGCTGCACTTGGCTATCTCGCCGGTCCTGCTCGGCCGGGGAGAGCCGCTGTTCGAAGGGATTGACCTGCGGGCTATGGGATACGAATGCGTTGAATCCGTAGCGTCGGAGAAAGCCACGCATGTCGTCCTACGGCGCCAAGGGCACATGGAGGCCTGA
- a CDS encoding MAPEG family protein: MSTSALVLTLFIAWALFLLVLMEGIRSYLVVSGRTKSNEFTPDNANLSPFLQRLARAHANCIESLPIAGGLLLVAMVTSRTGLTDVLAPWLLLARVAQSTTHLVSLSVFAVNTRFFFFAVQLAIAIYWTWALLAR, translated from the coding sequence ATGAGCACATCTGCCTTGGTACTGACGCTCTTCATCGCATGGGCACTCTTCTTGCTCGTGCTCATGGAGGGCATTCGCTCTTATTTGGTTGTCTCCGGGCGCACCAAGTCCAATGAATTCACGCCGGACAACGCGAACCTCTCTCCATTTTTGCAACGACTGGCGCGGGCACATGCCAACTGCATCGAGAGCCTTCCTATCGCTGGCGGCCTTCTTCTTGTAGCCATGGTGACCAGTCGTACCGGGCTTACTGATGTGTTGGCACCGTGGCTCCTGCTTGCCCGCGTTGCCCAATCAACCACTCATCTCGTCTCCTTGAGTGTCTTCGCGGTCAACACTCGCTTTTTCTTCTTTGCCGTGCAGTTAGCGATCGCGATCTACTGGACATGGGCCCTACTTGCACGATAG
- a CDS encoding glycosyltransferase family 39 protein, translated as MSATGVPVQNAMPGHRGSVMPVLVIAVLFGTAHMLTNGQYGFHRDEWQFLSDAQHLDWGFVPYPPLTAALESLGLKMFGLSLVGLRLFSVLAQVLVILASGLMARDLGGGRLAQTFTAIAVGLSPLPMFQATEFQYSSFDLLWWVLIAWCVIRLLRDDEPRWWVAIGILAGLGLQTKYSMAIALAGVWVGVLLTDARRYVVNRWFWAGGAIALLLFFPNLVWLIRHDFVSYHFLQAIHARDVHQGRADGFLRDQFLLNANLFAAPVWLVGLFAYFNDRRYRMLAWMYVVPLLLFLFAQGRFYYTCGAYPMLLAMGSVTGERWLRALRPAWRVGIATLAFTGVFAVGVYATLRIVPIATSGPLRDFALKNNADLREEIGWDELVAHVAAIRDALPAEQQANLGIAVGNYGEYGAIALLGQHYHLPMPITTINSGWLRGYPQTPPTTLIVLGNSRERANLLFTNCRVAGHTSNALGLVNEESGDHPDILVCGPTRKPLSELWKHGPDFG; from the coding sequence ATGAGTGCGACCGGTGTTCCAGTTCAGAACGCCATGCCGGGCCACCGGGGGAGCGTCATGCCGGTGCTGGTCATTGCCGTGCTCTTCGGCACAGCCCACATGTTGACCAACGGGCAGTACGGTTTTCACCGGGACGAATGGCAATTCCTGAGTGATGCGCAGCACTTGGATTGGGGCTTTGTGCCTTACCCGCCCCTGACCGCCGCATTGGAATCCCTGGGCCTCAAGATGTTTGGCCTGTCACTCGTGGGCCTGCGACTGTTTTCGGTGCTCGCGCAAGTCCTGGTGATTCTCGCCAGCGGCCTCATGGCTCGTGACCTGGGGGGCGGGCGGTTGGCGCAGACCTTTACGGCCATCGCGGTGGGGCTGTCGCCATTGCCGATGTTCCAGGCGACGGAATTCCAGTATTCCTCGTTCGATTTGTTGTGGTGGGTGCTTATCGCCTGGTGCGTGATTCGTCTGTTGCGTGACGATGAGCCACGCTGGTGGGTAGCGATTGGCATACTCGCCGGCCTTGGTCTGCAGACCAAGTATTCGATGGCGATCGCGCTCGCTGGCGTATGGGTGGGCGTGCTGCTCACCGACGCACGGCGATATGTCGTGAATCGTTGGTTCTGGGCCGGTGGCGCCATCGCGCTACTTTTATTTTTCCCCAACCTCGTCTGGCTCATCCGGCACGACTTCGTTTCCTACCATTTTCTGCAAGCCATCCATGCGCGCGACGTCCATCAGGGACGCGCGGACGGTTTCCTGCGCGATCAGTTCCTGTTGAATGCCAATCTGTTCGCCGCGCCTGTCTGGCTAGTGGGGTTGTTCGCCTACTTCAACGATCGCCGCTATCGCATGCTTGCCTGGATGTATGTGGTGCCGCTGCTGCTGTTCCTGTTTGCACAGGGGCGCTTCTATTACACCTGCGGCGCTTACCCCATGCTGCTGGCCATGGGATCGGTGACAGGCGAGCGATGGTTGCGCGCCCTGCGTCCCGCGTGGCGCGTTGGGATTGCCACACTGGCGTTTACGGGTGTCTTCGCTGTCGGCGTCTATGCGACGCTTCGTATCGTACCCATCGCAACGAGCGGTCCGTTGCGAGACTTTGCGCTCAAAAACAACGCCGACCTGCGCGAGGAAATCGGCTGGGATGAACTCGTCGCACACGTGGCGGCTATTCGCGATGCCTTGCCCGCCGAACAGCAAGCCAATCTTGGCATTGCCGTGGGTAACTATGGCGAGTACGGCGCTATCGCTCTACTGGGTCAGCACTATCACCTACCCATGCCGATCACGACGATCAACTCCGGCTGGCTACGCGGCTATCCGCAGACGCCACCCACCACACTCATCGTGTTGGGAAATTCGCGCGAGCGCGCCAATCTTCTCTTCACAAACTGCCGCGTTGCCGGCCACACGAGCAATGCTTTGGGCCTGGTCAATGAAGAAAG
- a CDS encoding M24 family metallopeptidase, with protein MRRRDFLTGAVAATAAASTALMLAGRSAQAAAAAPTGLAGLASMTAGAKPISVEERQARIAKLQRLMVEQKIGALILESGSSLDYFTGIQWHRSERTTAAVIPARGDIVVVTPAFEEPSIRETLAVGGDVRPWNEHESPFALLAGALRDRGVTSDPIAFEATTRLFIVDGVRDASAGAYRVVSGDALVKAVRLIKSPAELALMQTANDVTLAALRYVHANVRPGMRPDEIAAMMNGATVALGGAPEFALVLINEASAYPHGSHQPQTLHEGSVILMDVGCTVHGYQSDISRSWVMGQPTAKQRKVWDTVKRGQQLALATAKLGTPVGAIDDAVRAYYEKEGWGPGYHLPGLPHRTGHGIGLDGHEPPYLVHGDATPLAAGMCFSDEPGIYIPGEFGIRLEDCWHMTEAGPKLFTALAKSIDHPI; from the coding sequence ATGCGTCGTCGCGATTTTCTCACTGGTGCAGTAGCCGCCACCGCCGCCGCATCCACCGCCCTTATGCTGGCCGGCCGGTCGGCGCAGGCCGCAGCTGCTGCGCCTACCGGGCTGGCCGGGTTGGCCTCCATGACCGCCGGCGCCAAGCCGATTTCGGTGGAGGAGCGTCAGGCGCGGATCGCCAAGCTGCAACGGCTGATGGTCGAGCAGAAAATCGGCGCCTTGATCCTGGAATCCGGCTCAAGCCTGGACTACTTCACCGGCATCCAGTGGCATCGCTCGGAGCGTACGACGGCCGCCGTGATCCCGGCCCGCGGTGACATCGTCGTGGTGACCCCGGCCTTCGAAGAGCCGTCGATCCGCGAGACGCTGGCGGTGGGCGGCGATGTGCGGCCATGGAATGAGCATGAGAGCCCGTTCGCCCTCCTTGCTGGCGCGCTTCGCGACCGCGGCGTTACCTCCGACCCGATCGCCTTCGAAGCCACCACGCGCCTGTTCATCGTCGACGGGGTGCGCGATGCCAGCGCAGGGGCCTACCGTGTGGTCTCCGGCGACGCCCTGGTAAAAGCCGTCCGGCTGATCAAGTCGCCGGCCGAACTCGCGCTGATGCAAACCGCCAATGACGTCACCCTGGCGGCGCTGCGCTACGTCCATGCCAACGTCCGCCCGGGCATGCGCCCCGACGAGATCGCTGCCATGATGAATGGCGCCACCGTTGCCCTGGGCGGCGCGCCGGAGTTCGCCCTCGTGTTGATCAACGAGGCCAGCGCCTATCCGCACGGCTCGCACCAGCCGCAGACCCTGCACGAGGGTTCGGTCATCCTGATGGACGTGGGCTGCACCGTGCATGGCTATCAATCGGACATCTCGCGCAGCTGGGTGATGGGTCAGCCGACCGCGAAACAGCGAAAGGTCTGGGACACCGTCAAGCGGGGCCAGCAGCTCGCGTTGGCCACTGCCAAGCTGGGCACCCCGGTGGGCGCCATCGACGACGCCGTGCGCGCCTACTATGAAAAGGAAGGCTGGGGTCCCGGCTACCACCTGCCTGGTCTTCCCCACCGCACCGGCCATGGCATCGGCCTGGACGGCCACGAGCCGCCCTATCTCGTCCATGGCGACGCCACGCCGCTGGCAGCCGGCATGTGTTTTTCCGACGAGCCGGGGATCTACATTCCCGGCGAATTCGGCATCCGGCTGGAAGACTGCTGGCACATGACCGAGGCCGGGCCGAAGCTTTTCACCGCGCTCGCCAAGTCGATCGACCACCCGATCTGA
- a CDS encoding fatty acid desaturase family protein, translating into MSPELPHRTVDAVRSPPVDTTTDRLKFSGDNTFHRELRRRVDDYFKQSGRKQRDNARMYLKTAFILTSFFASYVLLVFVAATWWQGLLLSLVLGIATAQIGFNIQHDAGHQAYSERRSVNKWMARTLDLVGGSSYIWHWKHAHFHHTYVNIDGYDSDINLGVLARFSPQQRRYWHHRWQHIYLWLLYGFTALSWHLHDDFRDIFTATIGKRRMPRPRGKDLVIFVLGKVVFLTLAFGLPLVFHSIGAVLLYYTVVSVVAGLLLALVFQLAHAVEEASFPSPDEPGRIDTPWAIHQLQTTVNFARDSRLITWLVGGLNFQIEHHLFPRICHIHYPAIARVIETTCLEYGVPYHANRSFGAGIASHYRWLRRMGRSEPSIAA; encoded by the coding sequence ATGTCCCCAGAGTTACCCCACCGCACGGTCGATGCGGTTCGATCTCCACCTGTGGACACCACCACCGATAGGCTGAAATTCAGTGGTGACAACACGTTCCATCGCGAGTTACGGCGGCGTGTCGACGATTATTTCAAGCAAAGCGGGCGCAAGCAGCGCGACAATGCTCGCATGTATCTGAAGACGGCGTTCATCCTCACGTCTTTCTTCGCTTCGTATGTGCTTCTTGTGTTTGTCGCGGCGACGTGGTGGCAGGGCCTGCTGCTCAGCCTGGTGCTTGGCATCGCCACGGCCCAGATCGGCTTCAATATCCAGCACGATGCCGGTCATCAGGCATATTCGGAGCGACGCTCGGTCAACAAGTGGATGGCCAGAACGCTCGATCTGGTCGGTGGCAGTTCGTACATATGGCATTGGAAGCACGCTCACTTCCACCACACCTACGTCAACATCGACGGCTACGACAGCGACATCAACCTTGGCGTCCTGGCGCGATTTTCGCCGCAGCAGAGGCGCTACTGGCACCATCGCTGGCAGCACATCTATCTTTGGCTGCTCTATGGCTTCACGGCCCTGAGCTGGCATCTACATGACGACTTCCGCGACATCTTTACCGCCACCATCGGCAAGCGCCGGATGCCACGACCGCGGGGCAAGGACCTGGTGATTTTCGTACTCGGCAAAGTGGTCTTCTTGACCCTCGCCTTCGGCTTACCTCTGGTATTTCATTCGATTGGCGCTGTCCTGCTGTACTACACGGTGGTTTCCGTCGTTGCAGGTTTACTACTCGCGCTAGTTTTTCAGCTGGCACACGCCGTAGAAGAAGCATCATTTCCGTCCCCGGATGAGCCGGGACGCATAGACACGCCATGGGCGATCCACCAACTCCAAACCACGGTGAACTTCGCGCGCGACAGCCGGCTGATCACTTGGCTGGTCGGCGGTCTGAATTTTCAGATCGAGCACCACCTGTTTCCACGCATATGCCACATCCACTATCCGGCCATTGCACGCGTGATCGAAACAACCTGCCTCGAATACGGGGTCCCCTACCATGCGAACCGCTCATTCGGCGCCGGTATCGCCTCGCACTATCGCTGGCTGCGGCGGATGGGAAGATCCGAGCCCTCCATCGCGGCGTGA